The sequence CCAGCACCGTCGACACCGCACGCTCGACCAGCGACGTATCGTTCGACGTGCGCGAGATCAGCTCGCCTGTGCGGCTCTGGGTGAAGAAGTCGAGCGACAGGTCCTGCAAGTGGTCAAAGATCGCCACCCGCAGGTCCATCACCACGCGATGGCCCACCCACTCCACGAGGTAGCGGCTGACGAAAAACCCCACGCCGCGCACCGCCGCCAATGCCGGCATCAGGGCCGCGATCGCGAGCGCCGCCCTCAGGTTGTCCACCCGCTCCACAAACACTGTGGTGAGCAGATGGCGAAACACCAGCAGCATCGAGGTTGTGGAACCCGCGAACAGCAAGCCTGCGACGACGCCCGCCGCCAGCCGCCCCGCATGCGGTCGCACGTACCGCAGCAGACGCCGGTAGGTCGCCAGCGCCCGCGGGCGCGCGGCAGGAGGCATCGGTGCCTCGGTCATCCGCCCCGCGCCTCGAGATAACGGACCGCCTCGATCGCGGCCATGCAGCCGCTGCCGGCTGCGGTGATCGCCTGGCGGTAGACCGAATCCTGCACATCACCACAGGCGAACACCCCCGGCCGCGAGGTCCGCGTGAACTCCGTCCGAATGTAGCCGTTGGCGTCGAGCTCCAGCTGCCCCCGAAAGATCGCGGTGTTCGGCTCATGGCCGATTGCGCAAAAGTATCCGCCAACCTCCAGCCGAGACCTCTCGCCGGTCAGGACGTTGCGAACCGTGACGCCCACGACCTTTCGCTGCGCGGGATCATGGACCTCCTCCACCACCGAGTTCCACATCACCCGGATTTTCGGGTTCGAGAGCGCTCGCTGCGCCATGATCGGTGAAGCCCGAAACTTGTCCCGACGATGAATGATGATCACCTCCGAGGCGTAACGAGTCAGAAAGGTCGCCTCCTCCATCGCGGTGTCGCCCCCGCCCACCACACATACCGGAACGCCGCGGAAGAACGCGCCGTCGCAGGTGGCACAGGCGGAAACGCCGTGGCCGATCAGCGCCTGCTCGCTGGGCAGCCCGAGATACTTCGCGCGCGCACCGGTCGCGATGATCAACGTGCGGGTCTTCAGCGTCTGCCCGTTGTCGAGCGTCACCTTCAGCGGTTCACCGCTGAGGTCCACCGCCACCGCCGAACCGGACACCACTCGAGCACCGAACCGTTCCGCCTGCTGACGCTGCAGATGCATCAGCTCGAATCCGTCCACGCCTTTCGGAAAGCCGGGGAAGTTTTCTACCTCCGTGGTCGTCGTGAGCTGCCCCCCCGGTTGCGGGCCCTCGACCACCAGCGGTTCGAGGTTCGCCCGGGCCGTATAAATCGCGGCGGTGTAGCCCGCTGAGCCGGACCCCAGAATGATCACATTGTCCATCGTCATACAACTCCGCTGCGGACTATATCAGCCTGCCGCTCCTTGCGCATCCGTCGCCCTCCCTCCCCCACACGACCCGGCATCCTTCGCCGCATCGCTCCCCCGCGCCCGCCGCGATCGCTCGGCCAGGGGCCCGAAACCTGATAGACTGCCCAACAACCTAAACCGCAATGAGGAGATTGCCGATGCATTGCCGCACGTGGTCCTTCGCGATCGCTCTGATGCTCGTGACATTCTACGCCGCCGCCGGAGAACCGCGGCTCCTGTTCGACGGGGTATCCACGAACGGCTGGGTCCTTCGCGGCGGACATGCCCGCTTCCGGATTGAGGACGGTTGCCTCGTCGGCACAACGGTCACCGGTCAGCCGAACTCTTTCCTTTGTCCGCCCGGTGAGTACGGCGATTTTGTGCTCGAATTCGAATACCTCGTGGCTCCGAAGTTGAACTCGGGAGTGCAGATCCGCAGCCAGTGCTTCGATCGTCCGGTCGAAGTGGAGCACAAAGGCAAGAAGATCGTCGTGCCGGCCGGCCGGGTGCACGGCTATCAGGTCGAGATCGACAACGACCCCCACCGTGCGCGGTTCTGGAGCGCGGGTCTGTACGAAGAGGGCTGCCGCGGCTGGATTTTTCCCGGCTTCGCCGGTGGCGATGGCGCCGCGTTCACCGAACAGGGACGCCGGCTGACCAAAGTGGACGACTGGAACCGCGTCCGCATCGAGTGCCACGGCGACTCGATCCGCACCTGGTTGAACGGCGAGCTGCGGGTGGAGGCCCGGGACGCCCGCGTTGCGAAAGGGTTTATTGGGTTTCAGGTCCACAGTCACAAGGAGCCGGGCCTCGAGGTGCGATGGCGGAACATTCGAATCCGCGAGTTGCCGTGACCCGCGGACGTTCCAGCACGGTACCGGCGGTACTGCTGGCGACCGCTGCAGTATTCATCGTTGCTCGCGCCGGTGCGGCCGATGTGGTTGATCCGCTCCTGGTGCGGGTTGAGGCGAAGCGCCGGACGACCGACTCCGCATGGCAATGGATGGAAACGCGCTCGCTCGCCAGCGTCGAGGACATCGGCGAGCTTCGCGCGCCACCTCAAAACCGCTGGGGCGGCCGAGCCGACCGCGTGATCGCGCCACCGGGCCGCTTCCGCGTACTCCGCGACGGCCGCCGCTGGATCTTTGCCGACCCGGACGGCTGCGAATGGTTCAGTATCGGAATCTGCAGCGTCTCCACGGGGCGCTCCCCGCGCAGCCAGGAGGCGCTCCGGCAACGGTTTGGTTCCATCGAGCGGTGGGCGGAGGAGGTCACCGATCTGCTCTGGCGACACGGCTTCAATACGCTGGCCTGCTGGTCCGACTGGTCGCGTCTGCGGCAGGTCCGCCGCCCCATGCCCTACACCACGCAGTTGAACCTGATGGGCTCGTTCGGCCGACGGTATCACGGCGCCTGGCAGGTGTCCGGACATCTCGCGTACAGCAACAACTGCATCCCGGTCTTCGATCCCCGCTTTGCCGAGTTTGCGCGAATGCTCGCCGCGGAAATCCTCGCGCCGATCCGCGACGACCCGCTGTGCGTGGGGCACTTCTCCGACAACGAGCTACCGTTTCCCGAGGACGCGCTGGAGCGTCACCTCGCGTTGCCAGCCGGTACCGCCGGACGGGAGGAAGCGGTTCGATGGCTGCGCGCGCGGCGGCCCAACAGCCCCGCCGAACAACCAACGACGGCGGACCGCGCCGCCTTCCTCGAACATCTCGCGGAAACCTACTTCCGGTTGTGCGCGGAGGCGATCCGCGCCGCCGCCCCTCGCCACCTCTATCTCGGCGCCCGATTCCATGGCGCCGACCTGCGCCGACCCGAACTATTCCGCGCCGCCGGGCGCCATGTGGACGTGATCTCCGTGAACTGGTACGGCGTCTGGACACCAGAGGCGGCGCGCATCGCCGAGTGGGCCACCGCCGCCCAGCGTCCGGTGATGATCACGGAATGGTACGCAAAGGGAATGGACTCCGGCCTCGACAACGTGAGCGGCGCCGGCTGGACCGTCAAAACTCAGCGCGATCGCGGTCTGTTCTATCAAAACTTCACCCTCGCATTGCTCCGCTCGCCCGACTGCGTGGGCTGGCACTGGTTCAAGTACATGGACAACGACCCCGCGGATACCCGGGCGGACCCTTCCAACCGGGATTCGAACAAAGGGATTGTCAGTGCGACCTATCAGCCCTGGACGGAGCTGCTGGTTCGAATGCGTGCGCTGAACGAGCTGGCGTATCCGCTCCGGGATCGTCTGGCACCGCGCTGAGGCGCCGAGGAAGATGACCTGTTCCCCCTCCAAGGGTTGGAAGCCTCCGCGTCCGGACGATCCAACCATGGGAACACTGCCGGTGCGTCCCGCGGGGCAAACTCTGCGCCGGAGCCACGAACCCTCACTGTCTGCGACGAGCTGAAACAATGGGGGCGACGCCTCCCTGGGCGGGGTAGCGATGACGCCGCGCGGTTCCGGCGCGATCGCATCGTGGCCGGTTTCGGCGCGCGATTGAAGCCGGCCGCCGGCGCGCGGCAGCGGCGGACGATCACCCCTGCCCTCTCGGTCCTGCAGAGCGGGTTCCGTTGGCCCCGTCTCCGGCCGGCTGCCACCCCCCTCGCTGAGCCCCTCGTTGTCGGGTCGCGAACACGGCGGTACGATGAGCCTGTGAAAGTGGCGATCGTCACGGCGGGTTCGGGCGGCCGGTTCTACTGCCAGAACTGCCATCGCGACCTTGCGCTTGCACGCGCACTCCGCGCGGCCGGCGTGGACGTGGTGATTGTCCCGCTCTATTTTCCGATCAGTTTGGGATCTGGTGAGGTGGCCCGCAGCGCGCCCCTGCAGTTCGGGGCAATCCGCGTCGCAGTGGAGCAGTGGTTTCCCGGATTCGCGCGCCGATGGCCGCGCATCGCCCGCTGGCTCGATGCGCCGTGGGGACTGCGGCTGGCCGCCGCACATGCAGGGGCGGTGAATCCGCGCCGGCTCGGTCCGATGACCCTCTCGATGCTGCGCGGTGAAAGCGGCCGCCAGGCTGCCGAGTTGGAACGGCTTGTCTCGTGGTTCCGGATGGATGGCCGCCCCGACGCGATCGTCCTTTCCAACGCGCTGCTGGTGGGTCTCGCACGCCGCCTCCGGAGCGAGACGGGCTCGCCAGTTCTCTGTCTGCTGCAAGATGAGGATGTCTGGCTCGATGCGATCCCTTTCCCCAACCGTGACGCCGTGGAAGCGGAACTGCGCGAGCGCGCTTCCGCGGTTGACCGCTTCGTCGCCGTGACCCGCGCATTTGCGGACCGTTTTGCACCCCGGCTCGGCGTGCCTCGCGGAACGATCACTGTGATCGGCCCGCCGGTCGAGGCGCCCGCCGAGCCCGCGCCCGCCCCTGCCACACCCGCCATCGGCTACCGGGCCCGCCTCTGCGCGTCGCTCGGTCTCGACGAGGTCATCCACGCGTGGCTCACCCTGCGCCGTTCACCCGAGTTCCGACGGTTGCGCCTCTACGCGGTCGGCGGTGCGCTGCGCTCGGATCAGGCCGCGTTGCGGCGCTGGCAACGGCGCCTGGCCGCCTCCGGCGACTTGGACGACGCGGTTTTTGAAACCGTGCTCGACCCTGCGCGCGCGGACGAGTTCCACCGAAACATTTCGCTTCTGTCTGTCCCCTCCCGCACCGAGGACGGTGGCGGCCTGCAACTGCTCGAGGCGATCGCAGCGGGCGTGCCGGTGGTGCAGCCCGACCGCGGCGCGTTCGGCGAAATCGTTCGGACCACCGGCGGGGGATGGCTCTACGACGAGTCGGTGCCGGGAGCGCTCGCGCTGGCGCTCCGCCCACTGCTGGCCGATCCCTGCCGCCTCCGCGAACGCGGCGCCACTGGCCGCGCTGCGGTCATGCGAACATATTCCCCCACCGCAATCGCAGCGGCCTGGGTGGAACTGCTGAAAGAAGTCGGCGCCCGGCCATGACTCCCTTGCTCGAGTTCCGCGAGGTGTACAAATCATATCCGGGACCGGACGGGGGGCCCCCCGTCGAGGTTCTCCGCGGTGTGGACTGGCGTCTGGAGGAGGGAGAGGCCGCGGTGATCGTCGGTCCCTCCGGCTCGGGCAAGAGCACGCTTCTCAATCTCGCCGGAGCTCTCGACATCCCCACCGCCGGCACGGTCCGGCTGCAAGGCACCGACCTGACCCGCGCCGACGACGCTACGCTCGCCGCCGTGCGGCGGGAATGTGTCGGGTTTGTATTCCAGCAACACCTGTTGATGCCCCACTTGACGGTTCTGGAAAACGTGCTACTGCCGCTGCTCGCGGACCGGCGCGGCCCCGTGCCGGAGGAGTACGCGCGCGAGCTGCTCGATCGCGTCGGTTTGACACCGCGACTCCATCACCGTCCGGCACAACTCTCCGGCGGCGAACAGCAGCGCGTCGCGCTCGCCCGCGCACTCGTCCGCCGCCCGGCACTGCTGCTGGCAGACGAGCCGACCGGGTCCCTCGACCGCACCACTGCGGCGGCGGTCGCATCGCTTCTGATGGAGCTGCACACCTCGCTTCGCTTTGCGATGGTGGTCGTCACTCACTCCGCCGAGCTGGCTTCCCGCCTGCCCCGCCAGTGGACGCTCCACGACGGCCGGCTCCGTCCCCTCGCGTGATGACTCGCCGACAATGGCTGGTGCGCTCGGCGCGGTTCCATCTGCGCCGCCACCTCGGCACCCTGCTGGGCGGCAGCGTTGCCACAATGACCCTCACCGCGGCCGTGCTGGTCGGCGCTTCCGTGCGCAGCAGTCTGCAGCGCGCCGCCCG is a genomic window of Kiritimatiellia bacterium containing:
- the trxB gene encoding thioredoxin-disulfide reductase, yielding MDNVIILGSGSAGYTAAIYTARANLEPLVVEGPQPGGQLTTTTEVENFPGFPKGVDGFELMHLQRQQAERFGARVVSGSAVAVDLSGEPLKVTLDNGQTLKTRTLIIATGARAKYLGLPSEQALIGHGVSACATCDGAFFRGVPVCVVGGGDTAMEEATFLTRYASEVIIIHRRDKFRASPIMAQRALSNPKIRVMWNSVVEEVHDPAQRKVVGVTVRNVLTGERSRLEVGGYFCAIGHEPNTAIFRGQLELDANGYIRTEFTRTSRPGVFACGDVQDSVYRQAITAAGSGCMAAIEAVRYLEARGG
- a CDS encoding DUF1080 domain-containing protein, whose translation is MHCRTWSFAIALMLVTFYAAAGEPRLLFDGVSTNGWVLRGGHARFRIEDGCLVGTTVTGQPNSFLCPPGEYGDFVLEFEYLVAPKLNSGVQIRSQCFDRPVEVEHKGKKIVVPAGRVHGYQVEIDNDPHRARFWSAGLYEEGCRGWIFPGFAGGDGAAFTEQGRRLTKVDDWNRVRIECHGDSIRTWLNGELRVEARDARVAKGFIGFQVHSHKEPGLEVRWRNIRIRELP
- a CDS encoding glycosyltransferase family 4 protein; amino-acid sequence: MKVAIVTAGSGGRFYCQNCHRDLALARALRAAGVDVVIVPLYFPISLGSGEVARSAPLQFGAIRVAVEQWFPGFARRWPRIARWLDAPWGLRLAAAHAGAVNPRRLGPMTLSMLRGESGRQAAELERLVSWFRMDGRPDAIVLSNALLVGLARRLRSETGSPVLCLLQDEDVWLDAIPFPNRDAVEAELRERASAVDRFVAVTRAFADRFAPRLGVPRGTITVIGPPVEAPAEPAPAPATPAIGYRARLCASLGLDEVIHAWLTLRRSPEFRRLRLYAVGGALRSDQAALRRWQRRLAASGDLDDAVFETVLDPARADEFHRNISLLSVPSRTEDGGGLQLLEAIAAGVPVVQPDRGAFGEIVRTTGGGWLYDESVPGALALALRPLLADPCRLRERGATGRAAVMRTYSPTAIAAAWVELLKEVGARP
- a CDS encoding ABC transporter ATP-binding protein codes for the protein MTPLLEFREVYKSYPGPDGGPPVEVLRGVDWRLEEGEAAVIVGPSGSGKSTLLNLAGALDIPTAGTVRLQGTDLTRADDATLAAVRRECVGFVFQQHLLMPHLTVLENVLLPLLADRRGPVPEEYARELLDRVGLTPRLHHRPAQLSGGEQQRVALARALVRRPALLLADEPTGSLDRTTAAAVASLLMELHTSLRFAMVVVTHSAELASRLPRQWTLHDGRLRPLA